A genomic window from Centroberyx gerrardi isolate f3 chromosome 14, fCenGer3.hap1.cur.20231027, whole genome shotgun sequence includes:
- the LOC139908068 gene encoding MYND-type zinc finger-containing chromatin reader ZMYND8-like isoform X1: protein MHPQSLAEEEIKTESDVVEGMEASIRSKVPDPPGSAERAQAPQKRRMPSPTHSSNGHSPSDTSPSPMKKKKKPGAVNCNNKDQSELRHGPFYYVKQPALTTDPVDVVPQDGRNDFYCWLCHREGQVLCCELCPRVYHAKCLKLPAEPEGDWFCPECEKITVAECIETQSKAMTMLTIDQLSYLLKFALQKMKQPGTEPFQKPVSLEQHPDYAEYIFHPMDLCTLEKNIKKKMYGCTEAFLADMKWILHNCIIYNGGNHKLTATAKVIVKICEHEMNEIEVCPECYLSSCQKRDNWFCEPCSQPHPLVWAKLKGFPFWPAKALREKDGQVDARFFGQHDRAWVPINNCYLMSKEIPFSVKKTKSIFNSAMQEMEVYVENIRKKFGIFNYAPFRTPYTPNNQLQMLLDPSNPGAGTVKTEKSEKLRLNFDITASPKMVLGKSSTPSGMSRRISMTDMPRSPMSTNSSVHTGSDVEQDGMEKPPRNPALHYSTGEESMDFSASPASGKMGPAGSMTGSPKSFTPGLVPKQERAAGTGSILNLNLDRVKAEMDLKELSETVQQQQQQQQQGATAALPTPKRPIRSLDKTIESCKAQLGIDEISEDVYKGVEHSDSEDSEKSDSSDSEYLSDEEHRPKSSAQDDKDKAERKRPKATTQGENKEGVTGTGDKATPEPVLKDKQGSNGPDREPQDKPKTPQSQPLTDKPKAPEEGRAAAASSLPEQDSDSERELVIDLGDEHGNRDRKRARREPGAPAVKTSTAPKLEGKFPSSAIAASPAREASSASSLKDPSQPAITAALNLVSTTTSGPPSAAPSSSAPAPSPASVQLTASVPAAVKKQRPLLPKETAQAVQRAVVWNPTNKFQTSSQKWHMQKVQRQQQHGEQPAVQTQAQTQAQTRSPQQLQSQQQNSSSSTRYQTRQAAKAVQQKDSPQSTSSSSVTPVTSGSSSSSFAAGDLQIPTVSADVAADIAKYTNKIMDTIKGTMTEIYNDLSKSTSGNTIAEIRRLRIEIEKLQWLHQQELSEMKHNLELTMAEMRQSLEQERERLVAEVKKQMETEKQQAVDETKKKQWCANCRKEAIFYCCWNTSYCDYPCQQAHWPEHMKSCTQSATASQQEPEAEPNSDPSVKPPGHTPATQTLPSTTASIPDKSSSPTYMDKSKDSAGVTVT from the exons ATGCATCCACAGAG TCTGGCTGAGgaggagataaagacagagtCTGATGTGGTAGAGGGGATGGAAGCGTCTATACGATCCAAAG TCCCTGACCCTCCAGGGTCAGCAGAACGGGCGCAGGCGCCACAGAAAAGGAGAATGCCGAGTCCCACCCATTCCTCCAATGGCCACTCTCCGTCAGACACCTCCCCCAGCcccatgaagaagaagaagaagcccgGGGCTGTCAACTGTAACAACAAAGACCAG TCAGAGCTAAGACATGGTCCCTTTTACTATGTGAAGCAGCCAGCACTCACCACAGACCCTGTTGATGTTGTACCGCAGGACGGCAGGAATGActtctactgctggctgtgCCACCGCGAGGGCCAGGTGCTCTGCTGTGAGCTCTGCCCCAGGGTGTACCATGCCAAGTGCCTCAAACTACCAGCTGAGCCCGAGGGCGACTGGTTCTGTCCAGAGTGTGAG AAAATCACTGTTGCTGAATGCATAGAAACCCAGAGCAAGGCCATGACGATGCTAACAATAGACCAACTCTCCTACCTGCTAAAGTTCGCCCTCCAGAAGATGAAACAGCCTGGG ACGGAACCTTTTCAGAAGCCTGTGTCTCTGGAACAGCACCCAGATTATGCAGAATATATCTTCCACCCCATGGACCTGTGTACTTTAGAGAAG AAtatcaaaaagaaaatgtatggcTGCACCGAAGCCTTTCTTGCTGATATGAAATGGATCTTACACAACTGCATCATCTATAATGGAG GTAATCACAAACTGACAGCAACAGCGAAAGTCATTGTCaagatttgtgaacatgag atGAATGAGATTGAGGTGTGTCCAGAGTGCTACCTGtcttcatgccaaaaaagggaCAACTGGTTTTGTGAGCCATGT AGTCAACCCCACCCCCTGGTCTGGGCTAAGCTAAAGGGATTTCCCTTCTGGCCAGCAAAAGCGCTGCGGGAGAAGGACGGGCAGGTAGATGCACGCTTCTTTGGACAACATGACAG GGCCTGGGTCCCCATCAACAACTGCTACCTCATGTCCAAAGAGATCCCTTTCTCCGTGAAGAAGACCAAGAGCATTTTCAACAGTGCCATGCAGGAGATGGAGGTCTACGTGGAAAACATCCGCAAGAAATTTGGGATCTTCAACTATGCACCCTTCCGTACCCCCTACACACCCAACAACCAGCTGCAGATGTTACTGGACCCCTCCAACCCCGGCGCTGGGACAGTGAAAACGGAGAAATCTGAAAAACTCCGCCTCAACTTCGATATAACCGCATCTCCCAAGATGGTCCTCGGCAAGAGTTCCACACCAAGTGGGATGAGTCGGAGGATCTCTATGACGGACATGCCTCGGTCTCCCATGAGCACCAACTCCTCTGTTCACACGGGGTCTGACGTGGAGCAGGATGGGATGGAAAAGCCCCCCAGGAATCCCGCCCTCCACTACAGCACTGGAGAGGAATCTATGGACTTTAGTG CATCTCCTGCCTCAGGGAAGATGGGTCCTGCAGGCAGCATGACGGGCAGCCCTAAGTCCTTCACCCCTGGACTGGTGCCCAAGCAGGAGAGGGCTGCAGGCACAGGCAGCATCCTTAATCTCAATTTAG ATCGAGTGAAGGCTGAGATGGATCTGAAGGAGCTGAGTGAGACtgtgcaacagcagcagcagcagcagcaacagggaGCGACAGCCGCCCTTCCTACGCCAAAGAGACCCATCAGGAGCCTGGACAAGACTATTGAAAGCTGCAAGGCTCAGCTTG GAATAGATGAGATTTCTGAAGACGTGTATAAAGGCGTGGAACACAGTGACTCTGAGGATTCTGAGAAATCTGACTCAAGTGACAGCGAGTATCTCAGCGACGAGGAGCACAGGCCAAAGAGCTCCGCCCAGGACGACAAGgacaaagcagagagaaagaggcccAAAGCAACCACACAAGGAGAGAATAAGGAGGGAGTTACAGGGACAGGGGATAAAGCCACCCCTGAACCCGTGCTCAAAGATAAGCAGGGCAGCAATGGCCCAGATAGGGAACCCCAGGACAAGCCCAAAACGCCCCAGTCTCAGCCCCTCACTGACAAGCCCAAGGCCCCAGAGGAGGGTAGAGCAGCTGCTGCCTCATCCCTGCCTGAACAAGACTCTGATTCTGAAAGAGAACTGGTGATTGACCTGGGGGATGAGCATGGGAACCGTGATCGAAAGAGGGCTAGAAGAGAGCCAGGGGCCCCTGCTGTCAAAACATCTACTGCTCCCAAGCTGGAAG GTAAATTCCCTTCATCTGCCATAGCAGCCTCACCAGCAAGGGAAGCCTCCTCCGCTTCCAGCCTGAAAGACCCCTCACAACCTGCCATCACAGCAGCCCTCAACCTTGTTTCCACTACAACCTCTGGCCCGCCCAGTGCAGCCCCATCCAGCAGCGCTCCTGCCCCCTCCCCTGCCTCAGTCCAGCTGACAGCCTCAGTCCCTGCAGCCGTGAAGAAACAGCGCCCTCTACTGCCTAAAGAGACGGCTCAGGCAGTGCAGCGGGCAGTCGTTTGGAATCCCACCAACAAGTTCCAGACTTCCTCTCAGAAGTGGCATATGCAGAAGGTGCAGAGGCAACAGCAGCATGGGGAGCAGCCAGCGGTGCAGACGCAGGCCCAGACTCAGGCGCAGACACGCAGCCCGCAGCAGCTGCAGTCACAGCAGCAGAATTCCTCCTCTAGTACACGCTATCAGACCAGACAAGCAGCCAAAG CAGTGCAACAAAAAGACTCCCCTCAGAGCACATCCTCCTCATCAGTTACCCCGGTCACCTCTGgcagttcctcctcctctttcgcGGCAGGAGACTTGCAAATCCCGACAGTGTCAGCTGATGTGGCTGCAGATATAGCCAAGTACACAAACAAA ATTATGGACACAATAAAAGGGACAATGACTGAAATCTACAATGACCTTTCCAAAAGCACATCAGGAAACACAATTGCAGAG ATTCGACGGTTAAGGATAGAGATTGAGAAGCTCCAATGGTTACATCAGCAAGAGCTATCGGAGATGAAGCACAACCTGG AACTGACAATGGCAGAGATGAGGCAGAGTCTGGAGCAGGAAAGGGAACGATTGGTGGCAGAGGTCAAGAagcagatggagacagagaagcagcaGGCAGTGGACGAGACCAAAAAGAAACAGTGGTGCGCCAACTGCAGGAAAGAGGCCATCTTCTACTGCTGTTGGAACACCAGTTACTGTGATTACCCCTGCCAGCAAGCCCACTGGCCAGAACACATGAAGTCCTGCACGCAGTCAG
- the LOC139908068 gene encoding MYND-type zinc finger-containing chromatin reader ZMYND8-like isoform X2, whose amino-acid sequence MHPQSLAEEEIKTESDVVEGMEASIRSKVPDPPGSAERAQAPQKRRMPSPTHSSNGHSPSDTSPSPMKKKKKPGAVNCNNKDQSELRHGPFYYVKQPALTTDPVDVVPQDGRNDFYCWLCHREGQVLCCELCPRVYHAKCLKLPAEPEGDWFCPECEKITVAECIETQSKAMTMLTIDQLSYLLKFALQKMKQPGTEPFQKPVSLEQHPDYAEYIFHPMDLCTLEKNIKKKMYGCTEAFLADMKWILHNCIIYNGGNHKLTATAKVIVKICEHEMNEIEVCPECYLSSCQKRDNWFCEPCSQPHPLVWAKLKGFPFWPAKALREKDGQVDARFFGQHDRAWVPINNCYLMSKEIPFSVKKTKSIFNSAMQEMEVYVENIRKKFGIFNYAPFRTPYTPNNQLQMLLDPSNPGAGTVKTEKSEKLRLNFDITASPKMVLGKSSTPSGMSRRISMTDMPRSPMSTNSSVHTGSDVEQDGMEKPPRNPALHYSTGEESMDFSGN is encoded by the exons ATGCATCCACAGAG TCTGGCTGAGgaggagataaagacagagtCTGATGTGGTAGAGGGGATGGAAGCGTCTATACGATCCAAAG TCCCTGACCCTCCAGGGTCAGCAGAACGGGCGCAGGCGCCACAGAAAAGGAGAATGCCGAGTCCCACCCATTCCTCCAATGGCCACTCTCCGTCAGACACCTCCCCCAGCcccatgaagaagaagaagaagcccgGGGCTGTCAACTGTAACAACAAAGACCAG TCAGAGCTAAGACATGGTCCCTTTTACTATGTGAAGCAGCCAGCACTCACCACAGACCCTGTTGATGTTGTACCGCAGGACGGCAGGAATGActtctactgctggctgtgCCACCGCGAGGGCCAGGTGCTCTGCTGTGAGCTCTGCCCCAGGGTGTACCATGCCAAGTGCCTCAAACTACCAGCTGAGCCCGAGGGCGACTGGTTCTGTCCAGAGTGTGAG AAAATCACTGTTGCTGAATGCATAGAAACCCAGAGCAAGGCCATGACGATGCTAACAATAGACCAACTCTCCTACCTGCTAAAGTTCGCCCTCCAGAAGATGAAACAGCCTGGG ACGGAACCTTTTCAGAAGCCTGTGTCTCTGGAACAGCACCCAGATTATGCAGAATATATCTTCCACCCCATGGACCTGTGTACTTTAGAGAAG AAtatcaaaaagaaaatgtatggcTGCACCGAAGCCTTTCTTGCTGATATGAAATGGATCTTACACAACTGCATCATCTATAATGGAG GTAATCACAAACTGACAGCAACAGCGAAAGTCATTGTCaagatttgtgaacatgag atGAATGAGATTGAGGTGTGTCCAGAGTGCTACCTGtcttcatgccaaaaaagggaCAACTGGTTTTGTGAGCCATGT AGTCAACCCCACCCCCTGGTCTGGGCTAAGCTAAAGGGATTTCCCTTCTGGCCAGCAAAAGCGCTGCGGGAGAAGGACGGGCAGGTAGATGCACGCTTCTTTGGACAACATGACAG GGCCTGGGTCCCCATCAACAACTGCTACCTCATGTCCAAAGAGATCCCTTTCTCCGTGAAGAAGACCAAGAGCATTTTCAACAGTGCCATGCAGGAGATGGAGGTCTACGTGGAAAACATCCGCAAGAAATTTGGGATCTTCAACTATGCACCCTTCCGTACCCCCTACACACCCAACAACCAGCTGCAGATGTTACTGGACCCCTCCAACCCCGGCGCTGGGACAGTGAAAACGGAGAAATCTGAAAAACTCCGCCTCAACTTCGATATAACCGCATCTCCCAAGATGGTCCTCGGCAAGAGTTCCACACCAAGTGGGATGAGTCGGAGGATCTCTATGACGGACATGCCTCGGTCTCCCATGAGCACCAACTCCTCTGTTCACACGGGGTCTGACGTGGAGCAGGATGGGATGGAAAAGCCCCCCAGGAATCCCGCCCTCCACTACAGCACTGGAGAGGAATCTATGGACTTTAGTGGTAATTAA